In Georgenia soli, a genomic segment contains:
- a CDS encoding DUF2695 domain-containing protein: MSVDDGVRTLEIELASLAQDLTGPGPHECVLCYVNRMLVQFGCDTTLRWTRRWRELQAPLATRLERRIGREGSFCDCELFTNGWDVTVQVAHDPVTGEDRWPEDVHGCRGVRTGTTRPCTLWSRRPPQRWPARRRSDWD, translated from the coding sequence ATGTCCGTGGACGACGGCGTACGCACGCTGGAGATCGAGCTGGCCAGCCTGGCGCAGGACCTGACCGGGCCTGGGCCGCACGAGTGCGTGCTGTGCTACGTCAACCGGATGCTCGTGCAGTTCGGGTGCGACACGACGCTGCGGTGGACCAGGCGGTGGCGTGAGCTCCAGGCGCCGCTCGCGACGAGGCTGGAGCGCCGCATCGGCCGTGAGGGCTCCTTCTGCGACTGCGAGCTCTTCACGAACGGCTGGGACGTGACGGTGCAGGTCGCCCACGACCCGGTGACGGGTGAGGACCGCTGGCCGGAGGACGTGCACGGCTGCCGAGGGGTGCGCACCGGCACGACGCGGCCGTGCACGCTGTGGTCACGACGGCCGCCGCAA